The following proteins are co-located in the Kiritimatiellia bacterium genome:
- a CDS encoding CTP synthase, whose translation MNKSASIPKKHVFITGGVVSSLGKGITAASIGLLLSRRGYRVRLQKMDPYLNVDPGTMSPYQHGEVYVTDDGTEADLDLGHYERIAGVTCARNSNFTTGRIYSTVINREREGGYLGKTVQVIPHVTDEIKNAVRSAADDETDIVITEIGGTAGDIESLPFLEAIRQFRHEIGRNNGVFIHLTLVPFIKAAGEFKTKPAQQSAGILRAIGIIPDILICRCEKRLEQAHKEKLALFSNVAKDLVIEEPDVRHSIYEVPVDLAEQGLDVYILEMLGLHVKPLRIEDWKQMLSAHFHPENGEVEIAVVGKYISLRDAYKSVYEALIHGGIANKLRVNIRMVEAEKIENGSVQKLIGNVHGILVPGGFGDRGIAGKIQAVQYARENKIPFFGICLGMQCAVMEFARNVCGLADANSTEFAPAAGTAVIDLMEEQKKISAKGGTMRLGAYPCALTPGTKSRAAYGTDNIQERHRHRYEFNNIFREKLEQKGMVVAGVCPEGQLVEIVELKDHPWFVGCQFHPEFKSGPLKAHPLFREFAAAAMRKAKK comes from the coding sequence GTGAATAAATCCGCCTCCATACCAAAAAAACACGTGTTTATTACCGGCGGCGTGGTTTCCTCTCTCGGCAAGGGCATAACCGCCGCTTCCATCGGGCTCCTGCTCTCGCGCCGCGGCTACCGGGTCCGCCTCCAGAAAATGGACCCCTACCTCAACGTTGACCCCGGCACCATGTCGCCCTACCAGCACGGCGAGGTTTACGTTACCGACGACGGCACCGAGGCGGACCTTGATCTGGGGCATTACGAGCGCATCGCCGGCGTAACCTGCGCCCGTAACAGCAATTTCACAACGGGCCGTATCTACAGCACCGTCATTAACCGTGAACGCGAGGGCGGATATCTGGGCAAAACCGTCCAGGTAATCCCGCATGTCACCGACGAAATAAAAAACGCCGTCCGCTCGGCGGCGGACGATGAGACCGATATCGTCATAACCGAAATCGGCGGCACGGCCGGCGATATAGAATCCCTGCCGTTTCTGGAAGCCATCCGCCAGTTCCGGCACGAAATCGGAAGAAACAACGGCGTGTTTATTCATTTGACGCTCGTGCCCTTCATCAAGGCGGCGGGCGAGTTCAAGACCAAGCCCGCCCAGCAGTCGGCCGGCATACTGCGCGCCATCGGCATCATTCCAGATATCCTGATCTGCCGCTGTGAGAAGCGGCTGGAACAGGCGCACAAGGAAAAACTGGCGCTCTTCAGCAACGTGGCAAAAGACCTGGTGATTGAAGAGCCCGACGTCCGGCATTCAATTTACGAAGTGCCGGTGGACCTGGCCGAACAGGGGCTGGATGTATATATCCTGGAGATGCTCGGACTGCACGTGAAACCGCTCCGGATTGAGGACTGGAAACAAATGCTCTCCGCCCATTTCCATCCGGAGAACGGCGAGGTGGAAATCGCGGTGGTCGGCAAATACATCAGCCTGAGGGACGCTTACAAGAGCGTCTATGAAGCCCTCATCCACGGCGGCATAGCCAACAAACTCCGGGTCAACATCAGGATGGTTGAGGCGGAAAAAATTGAAAACGGGAGCGTTCAAAAACTCATTGGAAACGTTCACGGCATCCTCGTCCCCGGCGGTTTCGGCGACCGCGGCATCGCGGGGAAAATTCAGGCCGTGCAATACGCGCGCGAAAACAAAATACCCTTCTTCGGAATTTGCCTCGGGATGCAGTGCGCGGTGATGGAATTTGCGCGCAATGTCTGCGGCCTGGCCGACGCCAACAGCACGGAATTCGCACCCGCCGCCGGGACCGCGGTGATTGACCTGATGGAAGAACAGAAAAAAATCAGCGCCAAGGGGGGCACCATGCGGCTCGGCGCTTATCCCTGCGCGCTTACCCCCGGAACAAAATCGCGGGCGGCGTATGGAACGGACAATATTCAGGAAAGACACCGCCACCGCTATGAATTCAACAACATCTTTCGCGAAAAACTGGAACAAAAGGGAATGGTTGTTGCCGGCGTATGCCCGGAGGGCCAGCTGGTTGAAATCGTGGAATTGAAAGACCACCCCTGGTTCGTGGGATGCCAGTTTCATCCGGAATTCAAGTCAGGGCCCCTGAAGGCCCACCCGCTTTTCCGTGAATTTGCGGCCGCCGCGATGAGGAAAGCAAAGAAATAA